The Gouania willdenowi chromosome 14, fGouWil2.1, whole genome shotgun sequence nucleotide sequence tctcattttgtaaataagtggaaagaaacagtatttagtgcagtggttctcaacctttttgggATCGTCACCCCATTTTGACATCAAGAAACTTCCGGCGATCCCAAAGACCTTTTTTCtagaattcgtttttgatcatgtttgtgtattgttttcaaaaatatatttacactgatttagtggctcctgaatagatttatttctaaagcttttatcatttacgcctggggtgggactaAGACTCACactttgtttgttaattttccactatctatctctctctctctcaagtaccccgtgtagtgccatcgcgtacccccttttgagaaacactgggttAGTGAGTAACTCTTAAAAAAATCTGTACTTCATATCATACAATGTGGGAGGGTTTTTGCATAATACAGTTTTTCTCGAATGTCAGGACACATTTCAGGAAACTGCCCTCCATTTTCTCTAAACTctaaacacaaaacacttttctcaagCTAGCTCCACAAAAACTCGCAGTCTCTTTACAAAACGAAACTCTCACTCCAAAACCCAAACTTTCACCACAAAACTGTTGCTCCTATGGCCAAAACCAAACTTTGACAACAAAATGGTCCTCACAGCttgcaaaaatgtaaacactatTGGATATCTATCACACACttcaataaaaattgaaaacacaatgttcagggtgtgatgttctcagtaCCCCATCATTTGTATAGTAATCACATCTGTATAGTAATCAATAGTAagtcacagattatttttaggGGAACCTCATTTATTGACAACCTGTACAAACATactttttccaaaacaaattTCAAAAGAGAACAAAAGCATACATGGGGATACATGTCACAAATTCTTACAGTAAAGAGGTTCTATGGGGTCTGTGGGGGGGCCTGTGCAGGGGCCTGTGGGGGGGCCTGTGCGGGGGCCTGTGGGGGGGGCTGTGCGGGGGACTGTGCACGGGCCTGCGCATCACGTCGTCGGGTGGGGTCAGGCCACAGGACCTCGTCCACATCGCAGGCTATGTTTTCCCTCGCCAGGCAGCGGGGGAAGAAAGCTCTGGCATGCCGGACCCAGCCTGAGTAATCCCCCACATCATCACAGGCCAGGTCCATGGCCCTGAGGAGGTTCTCTCTACTATATGGTTGCCGGTCATACACCTTCCACCGCCATGATGAGAAGAACTCCTCTATGGGGTTGAGGAAAGGTGAGTAGGGTGGCAGACATACATTGAGGAATTGTTGGTGTATATTGAACCACTCTCTTATCTGGTTGGTGCGGTGAAAACTGACGTTGTCCCAGATGATGACATAGATGGGAGGAGGCTGTGCTGGAACCAGATTCTGCTGCTCACGGTCAATCAGGATGTCCCGTAGGTCTCCCAGGAATGTGAGGAGACGCTGGGTGTTGAAGGACCCAAGGAGAGCCTGCCTGTGGAGAAGCCCTTCTGAGGTCATGGCTGCACATAGGGTGATATTCCCCCCACGTTGGCCAGGAACGTCCACAATTGCTCTTTGGCCAATTATGTTACGGCCTCTCCTCCGTCTCTTGGTGAGGTTGAAGCCAGCCTCATCCAGGAAGATGTATTCATGTTGTCTCATCATGGCGTCCAACCCCAAGATTCTCTGTGGAAAGGAATAGAGTATGGGTAGTGTCACAGAAGGAGTACTACAGTACACTGTGGGCTACTGTGCAGTACAGTGAGCTTGTACACCCACTGTACTGTGAACAATCAACATTGTATACCCGTATGTATACTTACTTGCACATACTGGAAACGTAGCTCTTTGATTCTGTCCGAGTTACGCTCAAAGGGAACTCTATAAGCTTGCTTCATGCGTAGCTTCTGGCGACGGAGGACTCTGTCTATGGTGGCCAAACTGACTCTGTCAATACCTCCAAAATTTATGTTGTCAGCTATGACTCTCTCCTTTATTTCCCTGAGTCTGATGATGTTGTTTTCCCGGACCATGTCCACAATGAGGATCTCTTGCTGTGCTGTAAATAGGGGAGCCCTTCCACCATGATGTGGCAATCTTTCAACCCTATAGAAACAAATATGCTTTCACTCTTCAAAAAAAGACTTACAATCTACAATACAAACATCAATGGAAATGTCCAGTCTCCCAAAGCAAACGTAATGTGGTGAAACCAATTTAGATTGTGGGCTACAAACATTTAGACAAAGTAACTACAGTACATACCTGTTGTGTTGTCTGAATGCCCGAATTATGGTGGACACTGAGAACCTGCTGAGGTTGGGTTGGACTCTTAGTCCAGCTTCTCTCAGTGACATTCCATGGACAATGACATGGTCAATGACAGTAGCTCGCATTTCATCTGTGATGATTGTACGTGGTTGTCTTGCTCTTCCTCCTTGcactcctcctctccctcctcgCCCTCCTTGGCCTGCTCCTCGCCCTCCTCTGACACGAACTCCGCCTCTGTACATTCTGTTGCCGTTTGGCACCTTCAGCAAACTGTGCATTCTAAACTGGCCTATATAGGTGTTGTCACATCATTGGCAGGTGTCTTCAATTTTGAGTCGTTGTGCATTCTCAAGCGGCCAATATGGATGGTGTCACATGTGTCTTCAATTTTGAGTCACAGTGTTTAAGCAATGACACCCGTGCTTTCATTGTGTTCAACTTTTGATGTCTGAGTCTACCATTTTGCATTGTGTGAGCAAAAGTGTGTTTTAGCAAGTGTGAAAGTGTTTAGCATAAGTGTGAATGTGTTTAGAGCAGTGCAAATGTGTTTAGAGTTCTGCAACATGTGTTTTGGCAAATGCAAATGTGTTCAGAGTTTTGTGAAATTGGAGATTGAGGTGAAATGTGTTTATAGTTAAGCCAACTAGAGGCcagatttattaaagtgtttaggCAACTGGTCATTGTGCTCAGAGATCTAGAAATTGTGCTTTAGCaatcgagaaaaactgtaaaagataaatattgaaataccaaaaaaaaaaaaaaaaaaaccttgggtTTTGTAATGTCTGAAGAAGGTCCTCTCTGAAGTTTCATCAACatgtgatcagaatcagaaatgtttttaatggccatgtaaagctttaaggacagtacaaggaatttgtcttggtagttggtgcacaaaacaaacaacaacaaaaaaaaaataataataatattatgatgataccaaaataaataataatctgaaGTCATTCGAGCTTTCGGGATGGTCTTTTAACCTCATTAGTATACCATAGGGAAGCGATGCTTTTGATTCAATATCATAGAGAAGAGAAATAAACAAACCAGTGCAAACCTCAACACGGGCAGATCAAAGTCAGCCAAAGCTGCATCGGCATCTTTCATCCACCTGTAATCATCAAAGGGCACAGATGAtggaaatatttatttcattaaaaatatcTCCCCACCAATTTCC carries:
- the LOC114475743 gene encoding uncharacterized protein LOC114475743 codes for the protein MHSLLKVPNGNRMYRGGVRVRGGRGAGQGGRGGRGGVQGGRARQPRTIITDEMRATVIDHVIVHGMSLREAGLRVQPNLSRFSVSTIIRAFRQHNRVERLPHHGGRAPLFTAQQEILIVDMVRENNIIRLREIKERVIADNINFGGIDRVSLATIDRVLRRQKLRMKQAYRVPFERNSDRIKELRFQYVQRILGLDAMMRQHEYIFLDEAGFNLTKRRRRGRNIIGQRAIVDVPGQRGGNITLCAAMTSEGLLHRQALLGSFNTQRLLTFLGDLRDILIDREQQNLVPAQPPPIYVIIWDNVSFHRTNQIREWFNIHQQFLNVCLPPYSPFLNPIEEFFSSWRWKVYDRQPYSRENLLRAMDLACDDVGDYSGWVRHARAFFPRCLARENIACDVDEVLWPDPTRRRDAQARAQSPAQPPPQAPAQAPPQAPAQAPPQTP